One Corvus cornix cornix isolate S_Up_H32 chromosome 10, ASM73873v5, whole genome shotgun sequence genomic region harbors:
- the ANXA2 gene encoding annexin A2, which produces MSTVHEILSKLTLEGDHSLPPSAYATVKAYSNFDADRDAAALETAIKTKGVDEVTIINILTNRSNEQRQDIAFAYQRRTKKELSAALKSALSGHLEAVILGLLKTPAQYDASELKAAMKGLGTDEDTLIEIICSRTNQELSEINRVYREMYKTELEKDIISDTSGDFRKLMVALAKGKRCEDTSVIDYELIDQDARDLYDAGVKRKGTDVPKWINIMTERSVPHLQKVFDRYKSYSPYDMLESIKKEVKGDLENAFLNLVQCIQNKQLYFADRLYDSMKGKGTRDKVLIRIMVSRCEVDMLKIKSEFKRKYGKSLYYFIQQDTKGDYQRALLNLCGGED; this is translated from the exons ATGTCCACTGTTCATGAAATCTTAAGCAAGCTCACCCTTGAAGGAGAT CATTCTCTCCCTCCAAGTGCCTATGCCACCGTGAAGGCCTACTCAAACTTTGATGCTGACCGGGATGCTGCGGCCCTCGAAACAGCCATCAAGACCAAAG GTGTGGATGAGGTCACCATCATCAACATCCTGACAAACCGCAGCAATGAACAGAGGCAGGACATTGCCTTTGCCTATCAGAGAAGAACCAAAAAG GAACTTTCTGCAGCGCTCAAATCTGCTCTCTCAGGTCATTTGGAGGCAGTGATCTTGGGCTTGCTGAAGACACCAGCACAGTATGATGCCTCTGAGTTGAAAGCTGCCATGAAG GGGCTGGGAACTGATGAAGATACACTCATTGAAATCATCTGCTCCCGAACAAATCAGGAGCTCAGTGAAATCAACAGAGTCTACAGGGAAA TGTACAAGACAGAACTGGAAAAGGACATCATATCAGACACCTCTGGTGACTTCCGCAAGCTAATGGTTGCCCTGGCCAAG GGCAAAAGGTGTGAAGATACCTCTGTGATTGATTACGAGCTGATTGACCAAGATGCCAGG GACCTCTATGATGCTGGTGTGAAAAGAAAGGGAACTGATGTCCCCAAGTGGATCAACATTATGACTGAAAGAAGTGTTCCTCACCTGCAGAAAG TGTTTGACAGGTACAAGAGCTACAGCCCATATGATATGTTGGAGAGCATCAAGAAGGAGGTTAAGGGAGATTTGGAAAATGCCTTTCTTAATCTTG TCCAGTGCATTCAGAACAAGCAGCTGTATTTTGCAGATAGACTGTATGATTCCATGAAG GGCAAGGGAACCCGGGACAAGGTCCTGATCAGGATCATGGTATCCCGCTGTGAGGTTGACATGCTGAAAATTAAGAGTGAATTCAAGAGGAAATATGGAAAATCTCTCTATTATTTCATCCAG CAAGACACAAAAGGTGATTACCAGAGGGCACTGCTGAACCTGTGTGGTGGAGAGGACTGA